A segment of the Acidimicrobiales bacterium genome:
CCGCCCAGGTGGGCATCGCCGACGACGAGCGCTTCCTCACCGGCGTCGACCTCGACGCGCTGGACGACGAGGGGCTGCGTTCGGCGGCCGAGGAGGTGTCGGTGTTCGCCCGGGTGTCCCCGGAGCACAAGCTGCGCCTGGTGGCCGCCTACCAGGCCGACGGCCGGGTGGTGGCCATGACCGGCGACGGCGTGAACGACGCGCCGGCCCTGACCAAGGCCGACATCGGGGTGGCCATGGGCATCACCGGCACCGACGTGTCCAAGGGCGCGGCCGACATGGTGCTCCTCGACGACGACTTCGCCACCATCGTGGCGGCGGTCGAGGAGGGGCGCGTCGTCTACGACAACATCCGCAAGTTCATCGCCTACCTCCTCAGCTGCAACTCGAGCGAGGTGGCGGTGATGCTGCTCGCCCCCTTCCTCGGCATGCCCCTCCCCCTGCTCGCGCTGCAGATCCTGTGGATGAACCTGGTCACCGACGGCCTGCCCGCGCTGGCGCTGTCGGTGGAGCCGGCCGGCTCGACGGTGATGCGGCGGCCACCCACCCGCCCCTCCGAAGGCGTGTTCGCCCGCGGCATGGGTGCCTTCGTGGTCGGGATGGGCCTGGTGCTCTCGGTGCTGGCCATCGGCGTCGGCTACGAGCTGTGGCGGCTGGACGACCCGGCCTGGCGCACCGCCCTGCTGACCACCCTCGTCTTCTGCCAGCTGGCGCTGGCCCTCGAGGTGCGCACCGAGCGGCGGTCGCTGCGCCAGGTGGGGCTGGGCTCGAACCGGGCGATGCTGGGCGCCGTCGCCCTCAGCGTGCTGCTCCAGCTGGGCGTCGTCTACCTGCCTCCCCTCCAGCACCTGTTCGACACCCAGGCCCTCGGCGCCCGCGACCTGATGGTCGCCGCCGGGGCGGCGCTGGTGGTCGTGGCCGTGGCCGAGGCGGCCAAGGCGCTCCGCCGCCGAGCGGGTGCGCCCTCCCCGCCGTCGACGACCACGGAGAGTGAAGTACGCGCCTCGAGCGGCCGATAGGTGTGGTCATGCACCGACGGGTCGCCACCGGCTCCCGCGCCCTGGGCGTGGTGATGGCGGCCACCATCGTGCTGACCGTCGGTGCGGTCGCGGGTCGGGGCTCGGGCCCTGCCCTGTTCGCGGGGCCCCTGGGCCCGGCCGGGGCCCAGCGGGTGCTCGCCGCCGCTCCCGGTCGGCAGGAGTCGGCCGCTCCGGACGCTCCCACCGCGACCCCCACCACGATGACGATCGGCCCGGCCGTCGCGGCCCCGCCCCCGATGGCGCCCACCACCGAGCCGACCCCGCCCGAGGCTGACGACGGCGCCCCCGCGGCGGCGCCCGCCACCCCAGCGGCGCCCCGCGCCACCCCGGTGCCCACCACGGCTGCTCCCCCAGCGGGCACTGGCCAGCCCGCCAGCACCGCCCCGGCCCGGCCCGGCGGGCCGGTGACCGGCGCGACCGCACCCCCCACCACCGCGTCGACCACCACCGCGCTGCCGCCCAACCCGACCACGACCGCGACCACGACCACGGTGCCGCCCACCACGACCGCGACCACGACCACGGTGCCGCCCACGACCGCACCGGCCACCCCACCGGCCGGGGGCACCCCCATCGCCGGCCCGTCCGCGCTCGGCGCCGACGGCTGGCAGGCGGCGGCCGCGTGGGCCCAGGGCAAGGGCGCGGCCCAGGTGTTCGTCGACCTGGCCCGCCTCTACTGGACGTGGGCCCCGCAGGCCGGCATCCGCCCCGAGGTGGCCTACGCCCAGGCGGCCCTGGAGACCGGTTGGGGCCGCTTCGGGGGCGCCATCACCGCGGCGTGGCGCAACCCGGCCGGCATCAAGACGGCCGGGGCCACCGGCGACGCGCCCGACGACCACCAGCGCTTCCCCACGTGGGACGCCGGCGTGCGGGCCCACGTGAACCACCTCAGCGCCTACGCCGGCGCCCCCACCCACGTGGTCGTCGTCGACCCGGCCACCGAGCCCCACCCCCGCTACGCCGTGGTGGCCTCGGCCCCGTGGGCGGGCACGGTGAAGACCGTCGAGCAGCTGGGCGGGCGGTGGGCCCCTTCGGCCGGCTACGGCCAGCGCGTGGCCCAGCTCACCGCCGACCTGGTCGCCTCCGGCAGCTGAACGCGCCCCGACCGCCGGCCCGCGCCGTTCTGTGTGGACGAATCCTCATGCCATCGGGATTCGTCCACACAGAACCGCTCGGACAGCGAGGCTGGTCGAACGGCGGGCCGCGGATCAGTACTGGTAGTCGCCGGCCAGGTCGCGCCGGCCCTCCAGGCTGGCGAGGGCGGCGTGGTTGAGGATGTTGCGAGCCATGGACGACTCCTGCTCGGCCGAACGGGCGGCGTAGATCTCGGCCCGGGCCGCGTGCACGTCGGACGAGTCCGGCTCGGCCAGCACCGCGAACTCGGCCAGGTGGCAGGCCATGCGCAGGTCGCCGGCCTCCGCCAGGGAGCGGGCCCGGGCCAGCACCGCGTCGACGCCGCCGGCGAGCGCCACCCACTCGCGGGCCTGCTGGACGCGGGGAGCGGGGAGCAGGTTGTCGGGCTCGCCGTCGTACCAGCCGCCGTAGCGCCGCCACACGTTGCGGACGATGAACTGCGGGTGGTCGTACACCGGGCGGAGGTACGGCTGGTCGCGCAGGTGGGCCGGCACCTCCACCTCGTGGATCACCCGGTCGAGCGGACAGCCGCGGTTCATCAGCTCGAGCGCCTGGGCCTCCAGCACCTCGAGCAGCTCGGCGGTGTCGGTGAGGGCCGCCCGGATCCGGTCCTCCCCGAAGATGGGCAGGCCGTGCCCCGAGAGCATCAGCTCCGCCCCGAGCCCGGCCATCCGCCGCAGCGCGGCCGCCCAGTCGCTCACGTACCGCTGCACCTTCTGGGGGTTGCCGGCGTTGGGCACCGCCCAGATGAACAGGTCGCCGGGGTGCAGGATGCGCCGCTCGGGCACCCAGGTCCACGTGGCGTCGTCGGTCTCGCCCCGCCCGTGGTGCAGCTCGAACGTGAGGTCGCCCTGGCGGAACGTGAGGTGCTCGTCGTAGGTGACGTCGGGGTAGCGGTAGTCGTCGGGCCACGTGAAGTCGGGCATGGGTATGGCGAACTGGCGCTTGTTGATCGCCGCGTTCCAGCCGAGCGTGCGCTCGTAGCGGCGGAAGTGGTCGGGCACGTCGGCGTGGGCGTACACGGTCGGTTGGGTCCACCCGTGGTCGCGGGCCTCGGCCTCGAACGGCCTCGTGCCGAAGACGTGGTCGACGTGGTGATGCGAGTACACGGCCGCGGCCAGGCGATCGTGGGGCCGCCACGTCCGGACGTGCTCGTGCAGCGTCGGCGCGTCGTACCAGGCGCCGGTGTCGAGCATCACCAGGCCGTCACCGGTGTCGAGGGTGTTGGCGCTGGCCGTGCTCTTGAAGGTGAGCACGCCGTCGGCGATCTCCTCGCCGAACCGGTGCGTGGGCTGCACGGGGTGCTCGGCGTGCACCAGGTCGGCATCGCCCTGCCACCAGCGCTCGGCCGCGTCGCGGATGCTCTCGGGCACTCGTCCCCCTCGATGTCGACCCCCGGGGCGGGGGCGTGGGCCGACGGTAGTCCCCGCTCGCCGGGCCCGTGCTGCGAGACTCCCCCCGATGACCGGTGCCCGCGTCACGCTCGTGGAGGTCGCACCGGTGCGCGCCCGTCGCGCCGCCCTCCCCTCCGACGATGCCGCCCCGCTCGCCCGGGCGTCGGCGCCGTGACCCCGACGCCCCTCCTCGACCGATCCCTCCTCGACGTGGCGGCCGCGGTGCGCGCCGGCGACGTCTCGCCGGTCGACCTGCTCGAGGCCGCGCTGGCCCGGGCAGCACGGGTCGACGCCCTGAACTCCCTGGCCCACGTGGACGCCGAGGGCGCCCTGCTCGCCGCCGAGGAGCGGGCCGACGAGGCCCACCAGGGACGGATCCGTGGCCCGCTCCACGGCGTCCCGGTGACGGTGAAGGACCTGTTCGTCGTCGAGGGGCTGCCCACCGGCTGCGGCACCCGGGCCCCGCTCCCCCGCCTCGGCCGGCACGAGGCCACGGCGGTCGGTCGTCTCCGCGACGCCGGGGCCGTCATCCTCGGCAAGACGAACCTCCACGAGGTGGCCCTCGGCATCACCGGCGAGAACCCCTGGACCGGCGACGTCCACAACCCGCACGACCGGCGCCGGCAGGCGGGCGGATCGAGCAGCGGCTCGGCCGTGGCCGTCGCCACCGGGGTGGGCTGGGCCTCGCTGGCCAGCGACACCGCAGGCTCGATCCGCATCCCTGCGGCCCTGTGCGGGGTCGTCGGCTTCAAGCCCACCCTCGGGGCGGTGCCCCTCGACGGGGCGCTCCCCCTCTGCGCCACCTGCGACCACGCCGGCCCGATCACCCGCAGCGTGCCCGACGCGGCGACGGTGTTCGGGGTGCTCGCCGGCCGGGCGGTGACCCCGCCCGTGGCGGCCGATCTCCGACCGCCGGTGGTGGGCGCTCCCCTCGGGCCGCTCCAGGGCACCCTGTCGTCGGGGGTGCGGGCCAGCTACGAGCGCCTGCTCGAGGCCCTCGCCGGCGCTGGCGCCGACGTCCACCCGGTCGACGGGCCGTCCCTGGGCGGGGCGGTCGCCACGTACCTGCCCCTCCTGCGGTCCGAGGCCGCCCACGTGCACCGTCGGGCGGTCGAGACCGAGCCCGACTCGTTCAGCGACCCGGTGCGGGCAGTGCTCCGCGAGGGCCTCGACGTCCGGGCGGTCGACTACCTCGAGGCCCTGCGGCAGCGCCGGCGGCTGCTCGACGAGCTGGTCGCGGCCATGGAGGGCGTCGACGTGCTGGTGCTGCCGGCCACGCCGGTGCCGGCCCCGCTGCGGGGGGCGGTCGAGGTGGAGCTGGAGACCGGCACCACGTCCCATCGGACCGCCTTCCTGCGCCTGACCGTCCTGTTCAGCCTGGTGGGCGTGCCCACCGCCGTCGTGCCGGTCGACCGGGTCGACGGGCTGCCGGTGGGGGTGCAGGTGGTCGGCCGCCGGGGCCACGACGTCGCGGTGCTCGGCCACGCGGCCTGGATCGAGGCCGTGGCCGGGCAGCCGGCCGCGCCGGCCGAGGT
Coding sequences within it:
- a CDS encoding amidase, giving the protein MTPTPLLDRSLLDVAAAVRAGDVSPVDLLEAALARAARVDALNSLAHVDAEGALLAAEERADEAHQGRIRGPLHGVPVTVKDLFVVEGLPTGCGTRAPLPRLGRHEATAVGRLRDAGAVILGKTNLHEVALGITGENPWTGDVHNPHDRRRQAGGSSSGSAVAVATGVGWASLASDTAGSIRIPAALCGVVGFKPTLGAVPLDGALPLCATCDHAGPITRSVPDAATVFGVLAGRAVTPPVAADLRPPVVGAPLGPLQGTLSSGVRASYERLLEALAGAGADVHPVDGPSLGGAVATYLPLLRSEAAHVHRRAVETEPDSFSDPVRAVLREGLDVRAVDYLEALRQRRRLLDELVAAMEGVDVLVLPATPVPAPLRGAVEVELETGTTSHRTAFLRLTVLFSLVGVPTAVVPVDRVDGLPVGVQVVGRRGHDVAVLGHAAWIEAVAGQPAAPAEVEPG
- a CDS encoding MBL fold metallo-hydrolase, whose protein sequence is MPESIRDAAERWWQGDADLVHAEHPVQPTHRFGEEIADGVLTFKSTASANTLDTGDGLVMLDTGAWYDAPTLHEHVRTWRPHDRLAAAVYSHHHVDHVFGTRPFEAEARDHGWTQPTVYAHADVPDHFRRYERTLGWNAAINKRQFAIPMPDFTWPDDYRYPDVTYDEHLTFRQGDLTFELHHGRGETDDATWTWVPERRILHPGDLFIWAVPNAGNPQKVQRYVSDWAAALRRMAGLGAELMLSGHGLPIFGEDRIRAALTDTAELLEVLEAQALELMNRGCPLDRVIHEVEVPAHLRDQPYLRPVYDHPQFIVRNVWRRYGGWYDGEPDNLLPAPRVQQAREWVALAGGVDAVLARARSLAEAGDLRMACHLAEFAVLAEPDSSDVHAARAEIYAARSAEQESSMARNILNHAALASLEGRRDLAGDYQY
- a CDS encoding glucosaminidase domain-containing protein, yielding MHRRVATGSRALGVVMAATIVLTVGAVAGRGSGPALFAGPLGPAGAQRVLAAAPGRQESAAPDAPTATPTTMTIGPAVAAPPPMAPTTEPTPPEADDGAPAAAPATPAAPRATPVPTTAAPPAGTGQPASTAPARPGGPVTGATAPPTTASTTTALPPNPTTTATTTTVPPTTTATTTTVPPTTAPATPPAGGTPIAGPSALGADGWQAAAAWAQGKGAAQVFVDLARLYWTWAPQAGIRPEVAYAQAALETGWGRFGGAITAAWRNPAGIKTAGATGDAPDDHQRFPTWDAGVRAHVNHLSAYAGAPTHVVVVDPATEPHPRYAVVASAPWAGTVKTVEQLGGRWAPSAGYGQRVAQLTADLVASGS